From Fusarium musae strain F31 chromosome 8, whole genome shotgun sequence:
CGCGCCTGAGGGCATTAATGTCTACATTCCTCTACGGTCTATATGGTCCCCAATACTGACCAAAATGGAGCCCGCGGATCGCAAAAAGCTGGAAGACTTCTTCAGTAAGACCCTTTCCATTCGTGACATAACCGAGCACGACGTGCTCAGTGAGCTGCGTCACTTGTCTCGCTCCTTGGACCAGACAAAAGACTACTCGGCGGTGACAATGGAGCTCTACAAGATCCTCCAGGCACAGACGGAGAACCTCAACGAGATCAATACGCTTATCATCAAGTAAGAAAAAGGATTTGCAGTCCGTTTATATCCTTCAGCACTGTTATTGACGAGCTTGTAGGCAAGCATTTCGAGATTCCCCCCTCATTTATCGACCTggcgaagaagccaagaagtGGTTCAAAGCCTCAGAATGtgtcttttataataaatgtTCCAGTGAGGACGAGATCAGTCTGGAATCTCTGTATCCAGATCTTTCGCCCCTTTTCGTGTTCTTCCTCGAGGTTCCCAAATTGAGTCCTTCCCTTGTCTATGAAAATCTCCAGAATGTCGGCAACACTGCTCAGCCTATTCCtgacctcaagaagcttctttGGTCGCTTCTTGACACCCTCGTTGCAGATATAGCATCGTCGAGTGTCTATGCGGATAAGATAAGAGATTGTCGAGTGTTTCCAGTCAAGCTGCCATCCGGAGAAGTTCAGTCTATGAATGCAATGGGAGATTTCTGTATAAATGACAGACCTCTATACGCAGCCGCCCTGAAGGCACAGGCCAACCTTCTCGATTTCTCTGTTGAAGAGATTCATCGTCTCAGTCCAGTCATTGAgtggttgagcttgaccAAGCGATACCTCTCCAATATCGTAGCGGAAAAGACGTCGGTTGATGAATCTCAAGGTACTGAGGACATGGTTATCGCCCATGATATTGCTAGCAAATCTGCCGCACTTGCTATGTTCGTCACACAACCTCTCAATCAAACTGTTTATGGGCTAACATGACCAAATAGGATCTCTTCGCATTTCAGCGACGGCAAGCCCACGGTAAGAAATTACAACCTTCAAGATACGATCCGTAAGGTAGAGGTCTTCCGTCATCCGGACATAAAGACCAGTATCACTTGGTATCATGGCTTCAAGGTCATCACAGTACCGCTTGCGAAAAGTGGAATGCACTTCAAATCGGCCTTATTCGCCAAATGGCAGTTCTACATTCcagaggacgatgacgatcGCGATTACTGTATGGCAACTGAGTTTCCGCGGATGTTCGCTGCTCAGCTTCTGGACTCCCCATTACGCACTGTCAACCCTCAAGCGGTGATGATCACTGCCAGTGTCCTTCGAGCTAAACCTTATAATGTTGGACGTATTCTCCAACATCATGGGATATGCGAGGCGGGTACATTGCCAGAGTATACCCCGGAACCACCACGTACACCAGAGAGGCGACGAGACAACGCTGCTCCttccccatctccatcaccGCATTCAGTTATTAGATCTCCTGTCCCTGCTGTGAGCGCTGCTCAGGTAATCCGTGACGCGACTACTCCGTATCAAGCCTTGCTTATTCAGGCTGTCAATGTGGCGCGCATCTCAACATTTCCGCACAAGAATTCGGTCTTTGACATGGCTGCAATCTCACAAAGTCTTGCAGAGAGTACAGCTCGTTCTGGACTGTTCAGATTCTATGTCGGAGACCAGACAGAGTGGCAGCGAATGGTAGGTGCCGCTGGCGAGCTATATGTAAGTGCCCGCCTCTCATACAATGATACTTTCTCactaaaagataaatagGTCTTTGAGTTGCTTTCAACCCTTCCCAATGCCCTCCCCGGATGGTCTCGAGATAACTGGCAAAGTACTGTCAGGCATCATGCCAGTATACACCCTGACTACAACTCTCTTGGGAATTGGTACGGGACAGAGCAAGGAGACCTGTTCTTTGACGACGTGACAGGAACATTTACCAGCTTCTTGATCGACAAAGGATATCTCGAAGATAGCTGGAGAAAGGAGCGACCAGAGTACTACATTGAAGTCAAGACCACAACATCGGCACGCCTCGACACGCCATTCTATATGAGTAAACACCAGTACGCAAGGGTAAAGTCTTCGGTCCTTTGTTTCCAAATATGCCTACTAACAGAATTATAGATGCAGTCGTTTGGTGAAAGTGTGAATACTGATACACAACGTCGGAAGGTTTATATCCTTTTTCGGGTCCACGGCTTAGAGTCAGGCCAAGTTGGCTTGAGGGTATTCATAGATCTGGAGGCCTTACGCAAGAGTGGAGATTTGGTGTTCGAGGCTCAGAGTTGGACAGTAACACCAAGAGCGGGATGAACATGTGCCTGGGAGCCGCCTTTCAATGAATTTCTTCCCATCATATCTTGTAGCTACGCATCAGTCTTCCTTTCCCTCCTTGTGCCAGTTCATATTTTTTACTGGTCGATATTTAAACCCAGATTCTGCATCGCCCCTTTCAGGTGTATTCTTCAACCAAAGAACCCAACAGATCATCAGGACAGCGGTGAGAGGTATGACTATCGCAAAGTATATCCTGACTTGTTGGTTCTTGGAGCTGAACTCGAACATATTCGTAGAGAAAATGGTGGCGATGAAAGCTCCAGGTAGGAATAGAATCGTCAAGATGGAGAGTGTCTTCATCGCCTTTGAGTCTCGGAGTGATTCTCTAGCCAGCCTAGCTTGCAGGTAGCTATCGTGCTGTGTGATTAGATTATACAACTACCACTGTGTATAAGTCGTTGGACTCAAGCGAATTGACGGTGAACTTACAACATTTCGTTGACTCTCGATCTTGCCAGGTAGACTCTCAATATCCGAATCCCGACTCTGTGACATTCTAGAGTATATCTCCACCACGACTCTCAGCTTACTGTCATCCTTCAAATCCTGCTGCAGTTTGGTACCAAGTTCCTCCTCAAACTTTCGTCGGCGACCAAGTTCAGCAAGTTTCATGCTACACTTATGCAATGTCATGCTTAAATCCCGGTATAGATTACTTGCATCATCTAGCTTGCTCTGCTCTTCAAATTGCCGCAGGAGCTTCTCATCTACTATCCCAACATCAGCTtgaatagaattaaaagccGACAAAGTCATTTCGTAGTGGGACCTGAATAGCTGCACCGGTAACAGAGTCTGATGGTGGCCATGTCTTCCGATAAGGTCACGCACGTCGCTGAAAGTCCTTCTTAGATCAACGCCAGCATCAGCTTGGATGACACCGGATAGCTTGCTGGAGTTTCCTGCCACAGTGCTATCGACCATGGAGTAAAGAAGTAATGACCAGAATCCTGTGCTGTAGAATGGTGTCTGCATGATATATACTGGGCCTTAGATTAGTGGAGGTTTGTTGTACAATGCTGAACAAGCTTACTCACGTTTGAATGCCTTACTGCCGTCTTTACTATCGAAAATCTGAAAGCCTCCGCGGTCATGTCGTCGAGAGATTTCGAAGTCGTCCGGGAGTTCGAAAAAGTCAGATAGTAGTGCGACAGGAGGTTCGTTGAGGAGGCTTTCTAACTTGTTAAAAGTTGTGAGCTGACTCTCCCTTGACTGCCTTGCACTAAATTGCCCTGTCAGTACCAAAGCCTATCCATAATTGTTAAGGACATACATCAAGTTGCAGAAATGAGTAGGTCTCGGCTGTTGCTGGGTCTGTTGTTCCCCTCGATCCGCTCGTGCCGGGGTCTCATTATTCTGGTATAGGCAATTAGTACTCAAGTTCCAATATCAGAGTAGACCAACATACAGGTGTCTCTGATATCCAAGAGAAGTACTTTGCCTCTCGATCCAATGACTTGGGAAGTACGTTTCGTGCATCAGCAGCAGTATTGTTGTCCCAGAGATCAATGAACCATGATTCGGCCTTGTCGTCGTTCACCCTATCCTTTGGGAAAAGGTCTCTAAAAGTCTGGCCAATAGTTATCCGGGGCATAATGTCGTCGTTATCGATAACATGTCGTAGTTTGTAAAGCTGTGAGAGATCAACGGATCCAAGGTCATGCAGATCCAGGCCTGTCAGCTCGTTGGGTATCAGAGGACCTGCACCCGGATCAAATATTACGGGATCATCTTCACTGTCGAGAAGACCATCTTGCAGATTTCGGAACGAGAACCCGGAAACATCAGCTTTGACATTGACGTTGGCCTTGAAGATCTCATCTACTCTTCGTAAGACTAAAATGGCCGTTTGCAGATAAGGCGGAACACCAACTTTGAGAGTCGGGTCCTCCATAATAGACCAGTTGGCGACGTTTGACTGGCCTAGCGCATTTCCTCTCAGGAATTTGAGGGATTTGTAGCCGTTGAGTACGACGCTTGAGGTTCTTTCCACCAAGATGTTTCCTCTTACCTCCACACCCAGGTTACCAATGATGCCAACCCCAGCGTTAGCATTCATCGTTGGCTCTTCGATAATATTCTCGAACTTTAGAGAGTGAGACCTACAGCACAGGATACAGGCTGATATGAGGGAGGATAGCTTACGGCAAAGACCGGCCCTTCAGGCGCCATTGCAGAGATGA
This genomic window contains:
- a CDS encoding hypothetical protein (EggNog:ENOG41), whose amino-acid sequence is MAPEGPVFAFENIIEEPTMNANAGVGIIGNLGVEVRGNILVERTSSVVLNGYKSLKFLRGNALGQSNVANWSIMEDPTLKVGVPPYLQTAILVLRRVDEIFKANVNVKADVSGFSFRNLQDGLLDSEDDPVIFDPGAGPLIPNELTGLDLHDLGSVDLSQLYKLRHVIDNDDIMPRITIGQTFRDLFPKDRVNDDKAESWFIDLWDNNTAADARNVLPKSLDREAKYFSWISETPNNETPARADRGEQQTQQQPRPTHFCNLIARQSRESQLTTFNKLESLLNEPPVALLSDFFELPDDFEISRRHDRGGFQIFDSKDGSKAFKLYIMQTPFYSTGFWSLLLYSMVDSTVAGNSSKLSGVIQADAGVDLRRTFSDVRDLIGRHGHHQTLLPVQLFRSHYEMTLSAFNSIQADVGIVDEKLLRQFEEQSKLDDASNLYRDLSMTLHKCSMKLAELGRRRKFEEELGTKLQQDLKDDSKLRVVVEIYSRMSQSRDSDIESLPGKIESQRNVHDSYLQARLARESLRDSKAMKTLSILTILFLPGAFIATIFSTNMFEFSSKNQQVRIYFAIVIPLTAVLMICWVLWLKNTPERGDAESGFKYRPVKNMNWHKEGKED